GAGCGCATCCCGCTGACGGACTACGGCGACTGCGTGGTCGGCCGGCTGCGCGGCAACGGCCGGCTACGCTTGCTGCTCCTGGGGCATCTGGACACCGTCTACCCCGATGGCACGGCCGCGCAGCGACCGCTACGCATCGAAGGCAACCGGGCCTACGGTCCCGGGGTGGCAGATATGAAGAGCGGGCTGCTGACCGGCGTCTACGCCCTGCGCGCCCTGCGGGAGGCCGGCTTCGAAGATTTCGAGGAGATCGCCTTCTTCTGTAACAGCGAGGAGGAGGTGGGATCGCCGGCCTCCCGCCGCCTGTACACGCCGCTGGCGAACCGGGCCGACGCCGCGTTCGTGCTGGAAAGCGCGCGAGCGGACGGGAGCATCGTGACGGAGCGCAAAGGCGGCGGCACCATTCGCGTCCGGGTGCTCGGGCGGGCAGCGCACGCCGGCGTAGAGCCCGAGAAAGGCGCCAGCGCGATCCTGGAGCTGGCCCATCTCATCGTCGCCGCTCACCGGCTGAACGGCGTGCGCCCCGGCACCACCGTGAACGTGGGTGTAGCCCGCGGCGGGACCCGCAGCAACGTGGTCCCGGACCACGCCGAGGCCGCCATCGACGTCCGGATCATGAGCGTGGAGGATCAGGAGGCCGTGTGGGCCGGCCTGCACGCCGAGGCCATGCATCCGACCGTGCCGGGCACACAGGTGATCCTGAGCAGCCGGGGATTCACCCCTCCGATGCCCCGCACACCAGCCACGGCCCTGCTGGCCAAGCTGGCCCAGGCGGAGGCGAGGCAGCTCGGGTTCACGCTCACCGAGGCCAGCACCGGCGGACGCTCGGACGGGAACTTCTGCGCAGCCGGCGGCACCCCCGTGCTGGACGGCTTGGGCCCCATCGGCGGCGACGACCACAGCCCTCGCGAGTACCTGGAGGTGGACTCCATCGTGCCGCGAACGGCGCTGCTGGCGGGGCTCATCGCCCGCACGGCGGAGGCGGTGGACCAGCTTCGAGGGTTAAGAGGATAGCGACGAGACAGCGAGGCGGCGGGCTGGCGAGCTCGCCCTTGTCTGAGCCGCCCAACTATTGTATCATCACACCACCTGCCGATTTTCCAGAACTCAGAGCGTGTCTGAGAAGTCCTGTTGCTCCCTGCTATGGGGAGGGCCCGGAGGAGCTTCGTCCCTCCGGAAAAGGCCTTTCTCCCACCTCCGACCTGCCAGACCTCAGACACCTCGTCGATAAATCTTCAGGCACACTCTCAGCCACGGAGAGACCCATGCTCGAAGTCCAGCACCTGACGAAGATTTATGAGGACGGCACCAGGGCGCTCACCGATGTCTCCTTCACCGTCGAGAACGGCGAGTTCGTCGTGCTGCTGGGGCTGAGCGGATCGGGCAAGTCCACGCTTCTGCGTTGCATCAACCGCCTGATCGAGCCCACGTCGGGGAAGATCATCTTCGACGGCGTAGACGTGACGGCCGCGTCCGGCGCCGAGCTGCGTCGCATCCGGCGCAGCATCGGCATGATCTTCCAACAGTTCAACCTGGTGGAGCGCTCCACGGTGCTCACGAACGTGCTGACCGGCCGATCCGGGTACCTCAACCCGCTCACCTCTGCCCTGGGCCTGTTTCCCAGAGAGGAGGTCGAACGGGCCATGCGCAACCTGGAGCGGGTCGGCATCGCAGACAAGGCGTACAACCGGGCCGACACCCTCTCCGGCGGCCAGCAACAGCGTGTGGGGATCGCCCGGGCGCTGATGCAGGAGCCCAAATTGATCCTGGCCGACGAGCCCGTCGCCAGCCTGGATCCCGTCCTGGCCCACAGCATCCTTCGCTATCTGGAGCAGCTCAACCGGGAGGATGGGTTAACGGTGATCTGCAGCCTGCATATCCCCAGCTGGGCCCGCCGCTACGGCACACGAATCCTGGCGCTGAAGGAGGGAAGGCTGGTATACGACGGTCCGCCCGAGGCGCTGGACCGCCAGCGGTTCCGAGAGATCTACGGCCCAGAGGCCGAGGACGTGGAGATCGTCTGATCCCCATCCCGCCGGAGTTCCCGATCAGGAGGCCCCCATGCCCAAAGACTTCCCGAGCGACGAACAGCTCATCGCCCTGTTGATGCCGGAGAGCCGACGAACCCGCCGCACGCTGACCACCCGGCTCCGATATCTGCAACTGCGCTTCGCCACCTTCCTGCTGGACTTCTTCTTCGTCGGCTACCTCTACTGGGCCTTCGGATACGTGACCAGCCACGTGGATGCGTTGAACACGCTCCATCCCAATCTCCCCTGGTGGGTCGCCCTCATCCTGATCGTCGAGCTCACCGTCCTGTGGGAGAGCCTGACCCGCTCCCTGGCCGCCCGGGTGCTCAACACGAACCTGATCCGCCCCGACGGGAGCCGCCCCACCCTCTCGCAACGGCTGATCCGCTTCCTGGGCTGGAACCTGAGCCTGCTCCCTCTGGGCCTCGGGCATCTATGGGCGCTGGGC
The sequence above is drawn from the Chloroflexota bacterium genome and encodes:
- the phnC gene encoding phosphonate ABC transporter ATP-binding protein, with product MLEVQHLTKIYEDGTRALTDVSFTVENGEFVVLLGLSGSGKSTLLRCINRLIEPTSGKIIFDGVDVTAASGAELRRIRRSIGMIFQQFNLVERSTVLTNVLTGRSGYLNPLTSALGLFPREEVERAMRNLERVGIADKAYNRADTLSGGQQQRVGIARALMQEPKLILADEPVASLDPVLAHSILRYLEQLNREDGLTVICSLHIPSWARRYGTRILALKEGRLVYDGPPEALDRQRFREIYGPEAEDVEIV
- a CDS encoding M20 family metallopeptidase yields the protein MNPVSYLEQHLSDYMADLRELVEFDSGSHNKAGVDRAATIMAGHLESIGCQVERIPLTDYGDCVVGRLRGNGRLRLLLLGHLDTVYPDGTAAQRPLRIEGNRAYGPGVADMKSGLLTGVYALRALREAGFEDFEEIAFFCNSEEEVGSPASRRLYTPLANRADAAFVLESARADGSIVTERKGGGTIRVRVLGRAAHAGVEPEKGASAILELAHLIVAAHRLNGVRPGTTVNVGVARGGTRSNVVPDHAEAAIDVRIMSVEDQEAVWAGLHAEAMHPTVPGTQVILSSRGFTPPMPRTPATALLAKLAQAEARQLGFTLTEASTGGRSDGNFCAAGGTPVLDGLGPIGGDDHSPREYLEVDSIVPRTALLAGLIARTAEAVDQLRGLRG